The segment CCTCCCTTCCGTGGTCACCGGCCCCCCGGCATCGCGCCCGGCATCGCACTGCAATAACAGGAAACGCAGCCgggagccccacagccctgcagaggagaTAAACCGGAGTCtaggggctgcagagctgggcccCCAGCCATGGCCACACCGggggctctgcaggcagtgaCACATGGAGTGGGGCCTCATCCTGCACCCGGGGGCTGCGTCCTGCTCTGCCCCGTGCCAATAAAAGCCCGTTTCTACGTGtgctcctgcacagctcccGCTCGCGGTTCCACAAGCAAACAAGCGTGGATTCAGCTCAGCACACCACACAACATGGGGAATACAGCCCTCGGGCACACAGCCACCGCGGCACCACCAGCAGCCGGGGGGCCTTTGGGACCCCACGCAGCCCCCAGGGTCTGCCCTGGGGACACTGCATCCCAGTTGCCCCACAGCACCAATCCTGCTCGGCCCCTGTCCCCTGTGCCACCCCCTCCCCATGCAGCTGTCCCTCTGGCATGACGTCCCCAAGGAAAACTTGGCAAAGGGCATTTTATTGGCATTTAGGACTTCTTCCTGCCGCAGTGGAGCCGGCCGCGCCTGAGCAGGGTGGGAGCAGAGTGTGAGCCCACAGGAGCCACCAGCAGTGCCGCAGTCAGGGTGCCGGAGCCACCGAGCTGCACCCTGCAGAGGGGCACCGGGCCCAGACCCAGCACGCATGGAAAAGGTGGCCGAGAGCATCGCAGTGCCCGGTGGGAGCTGCCACCTTCCACTGTGCCACAGGGGCACATCGGCTCCGTCCCCGCCATGCCACGATGCAACACAGCTGCTGGGGTCCACAGCGGGGGGCAGCACCAACAGCCCCATCCCACGCCGGAGCCGCCGCATCCTTCGCCCACCCGCGGTGCCGGTGCAGGATGCCGAGCGCGGCACCGACGGCGCTCAGGGGCACAGCGTGGCGGGGGCCGGCGCCGgtgccacccagccctgccGCGGCGCGGGCGCGGTGCTGTGGGTGCGCTCGTGGCGCAGCAGGTGGGTTTTGCGGCTGAAGCTCTTGCCGCACTGGGTGCAGATGTAGGGCCGGTGGCCGGTGTGCACGGCCTGGTGCCGCACCAGGTTGGTCTTGGAGCTGAAGCGCTTGGCGCACTGGGAGCAGCCGTAGGGCCGCGTGCCGGTGTGCACCGCCTGGTGCCGCGCCAGGTGGGACTTGCGGCTGAAGCCGCGGCCGCACTGCTCGCAGGTGAAGGGGCGCGCGCCGGCGTGCGCCTTGGTGTGGGCGATCAGGTTGGGCCGGGAGCTGAAGCAGCGCCCGCACTGCGGGCAGGCGAAGGGCCGCTCGCCCGTGTGCACGCGCAGGTGCCGCAGCAGGTGCTGGTTGTGGGCGAAGCCGCGGCCGCAGTCGGGGCAGGCGAAGGGCCGCTCGCCCGTGTGCGTGCGCTGGTGCGTGGCCAGGTTGGGCTTGTGGCTGAAGGTCTTGTCGCAGTGCGGGCAGGCGTACGGCTTCAGCCCCATGTGCCCGCGCAGGTGCGCCGTCAGGTGCCGCTTGTCGCTGAAGCCGCGGCCGCACTCGGCGCAGGCGAAGGGCCGCCCCTCCAGGTGCAGCCGGCGGTGCGACGTCAGGTTCTTCTTCCAGCTGAAGCTCTTCCCGCACTCGGGGCAGGGGAAGGGCTTCTCGTCGGCGGGCGGCTCGGCGTCGGCGGGCGGCTCGGCGTGCAGGCGTTGGTGCCGCAGCAGGTGCTGCTTGTGGGCGAAGCCGCGGCCGCAGAGCGCGCAGGCGAAGGGCCGCTCGCCCGTGTGGGTGCGCAGGTGCCGCACCAGGTGCGTCTTCTTGCGGAAGCGCCGCCCGCACTCGGAGCAGGGGAACGGCCGCTCGCCCGTGTGCGTCTTCTGGTGCGAGCGCAGGTGGATCTTCTGCCGGAAGCGGCGGCCGCACTGTGCGCAGGGGTACGGCCGCTCGCCGGTGTGCACCCGCAGGTGCCGCGTCAGGTGCGCCTTCTTGCCGAAGCCCTTCCCGCACTGCGCGCAGGCGAAgggccgcggcggggccggggccggggggaCGCACTGCCCGCACTGCGCCGCGCAGCAGCAGTGTTGGCAGGCGCCGGCCGGGCCCTCGCCCAGCAGCGGCCACGCGAAGGCGGGCAGCGTGCCGTAGCCCAGCTCCCCCGGCTCCCCCGGCAGCTCCGGCTCCTCCGTCGGCTCCGGCTTGCAGGCGCTGCCCGGGGGCTGCCCCGCCAGCAGGGCCTCAGCGCCCAGCCCGGCCGCCCACTCCTCATCCTCGTCCTCCACCTTCACCTTCCGTACCAGCCAGTCCTCTGCGGGCACAGAGCGCCGCTGCTGTGTCCCCCGCCAAGGAAAGGCGGCACCGCCACGGGTGCCAAGCGCCCGGCACCGCCACCAGCTCGGCAGCCACGGTGTGCCGTGCGCCAACACGTCCCCTCACCTGAGCAGCCGAGCTCCGGCCCCTGCGCGGCACCCGTGGCGCCGCCGCCATCGGCATCGCCCTCCGGCAGCACCTCCTCCTTGGGCACCAGCAGCCTCGCTGGGGGATACGCGGTAAGGCCGAGTGCCGtgcgccgccccggccccgcgcagACCCCGGCGCGGGACGGCCGCTCGCCCACGGCCCGGCACCCACCCGAGCCGGCGCAGCCCGGCGCCTCGCCGTCCTCCAGCTGCGCCCCGGCACACGACTCCTCCGCCTGCGGCACCGGCTCCGGTTTGGCGATGGGAACGCCTGCACGGGACGGGGCGGCGCTGAGCCACGGGAAACCGGCGGGACCCGCACCGCGACGGCACCGCGGTTGGTGCCGCCACGCCGCTGAGCCGCCGGGCGCGGGGCACGGGAGCACAGCCCGCGGCGGGCAGCACAGCCTTACCCAGGGCCAGCAGGGCGTCGAAGTTCTCCCTCATGGCGCTGCCGTCGGCTTCACAGCGGCGGGGGCTGCACGGGGGGCGACGGCAAACACGCAGCTCGGGACCCCCCGGCCTGGAGCCCGGaccaccccccccacccccccgctgCCTCCCGCCACCCCACGTCCCGCACggccccccccgcagcccccggcctccccctccccaccctcccgGCTCTCCCCATTGTCCCCAGCCCCGCCGCCACCCCCCATCCGTCTCTCACCGCCGTCCCGGGGCGGATCTCGTCCCTCCGCCGCTCCtaccgccgccgccgccgccgccgccgtggggcccggccccgctcccctctccccgccgcccgcggcgctccgccgccctccccgccccgccgggacCGACCGCCGCCGCCGGGACCGCTCCGGACCCCGCGCAGCGCCCGCGgggctccgccgccgccgccgccgccgccgcccggccctgGCGCGGCCCCGCAGCGGGAAGCGGCAGCGGCACTACAGCTCCCGGCGGCCGCCGCGCAGCGCCGTGCGGGgcgggatggggtgggatgggctgAGCGCTCCGCCCCGAGcagagccgagccgagccgcgCCGTGCTCAGCCGTGccgagctgtgctgtgctgtgctgagccgtgctgtgctgtgctgagccgtgccgagttgtgctgtgctgtgctgagccgtgctgtgctgtgctgagccgtgccgagctgtgctgtgctgtgctgagccgtgctgtgctgtgctgtgcggagccgtgctgtgctgtgctgagctgagcctTGCCATGCCGTGCTGTACTGCGCTGAGCCGTGCCGAGCCAAGCTGTGCCGTGCCAAGTTGTGCCAaactgagcagagctgccctgtgccatgccatgctcaGCCCTGCCGAGCCGTGCTGTGCTATCCCCGTGCCatgccaggctgtgctgccccatGCCGTGCCCAGCCGTGCCGAACCAAGTCGTCCTGCGCTGTGCCGAGCCGTACCGCGCTGCCGTGCGTTCTGCCAAGccaagctgtgctgtgccgtgTTGTGCCGTGCTGAGCCGTGCTCTGCTGTGCCTCCGGGGAGCGAGGCAGCCCAAACTGGGCACAGCATGCAGAGCTGGGAACAGGGACACAGCGTGTGGATGGGGACATGGGCTGAGAGAGAGGGGCACAGCAGCCTGGGAGCTCTGGACAGACAGACATGGAGGGGAGTGCAGCTGTAGGGACACGAGAACACAGCTGTGGGCTTCACAGACAGGGATGGGGctgatgtggggcagggagcaggcagcacGGAGCTGGGGGTGGGTACCCCTGGGACGGGGCTGTGTGTGTAGGGACATGGGGGTCCACGGGGCTGCCGGGAGCAGGGAGCGGggccagggctgccccaggTGACCCCAACTTGTGGGGCTGCTTTCTGTGGGTCTGAGGGCTGATTCCCCCCCGCTCTGGGCAGGGTCCCCCCGCACATTCCTGGTGGGGATGAGCGGGACCAGGACGTGGGGATCAGGAGCATCCTGTCTGGGATGAGAGGGACACAGCAGGGGCACCAATCCGGAGCATCGTGCCCTGGAAACGGCACTCAGCTTCCcaggggctgcggggggggtCCTGCTGGCAAGCAGCTGGGACCAATCAGCAGTCCCACAGCTGGCCCAAGTCGGACGGAACCACCCCATAAAAAGCCACTCCTCAGGGTGGCCTTGGGGCTTGGAGAGGTCTGGGGACAGAGGACAGAGCGCTGTGGGTCTGGCTGCCCCCAGgtgaggggctgggaggggggacATTGGGCACTGTACCCCCTGAGTTCCAGCCCTGACACGGGCCCACCGGGCAGGGGCTGTCCCATGGGCAAAGCTATGGGCACTGGGAccacgtccccatccctgtggtGCCCACCCTGGTGGGTGCCCTGAACTGGGGACACCTGGAGCTGCAGGGGCCCCAGGAAGGGTCCCTGCATGATATGGAgatgcagggctggggctgacAGTGGGGCTGTCCCTGACGCTGCGGATTCTCCATTAACACTGCCTCCAGATCTTCTTCTCTGGAGGTTGGGAAGCGGTGAGCGATGGTGAGGATGGTGCGGCGGCGGTGGGATGGGACCCCCGTGGGTATGGGCATCGTGGCCACGGTGCTGCTCTGGGTGGTGACTGAGGCTGCCAGAGGgtgagtgctgcagccctgccggTCCCCACACCAGGATGGGTGCACCGAGGGTCCCGGTGACGCTGGTTGGGTGGTGGGTGCCACTGCAGGAGGTGGTGTGAGCGGACAGAGCAGGTAacagaggaggaggtggtgatGCCCCGGCGTGAGGACGTGGTGCCGTGCCCCAGCATGTACCAGTACAGCCTGGCGGGATGGCGCATCGACCTCAACCGCATGCGCCAGGTGTACGGGGGGGAGCGCGGCGTGCCCCCAACCAGCACCCATCCCGGGGCTGCCATGTGTTACATCTACAGGTGAGTGCAGGGGGTGACATCGGTGGGTGGGGGGCACGTGCATCCCTATGCCCTCTGCCCGATGCCGGGGCCGTGCCCGCTCTGCAGACCCCCGGAGACGCAGCTGGTGGTGCGGAACCGCACGGTGCGTGCCTGTTGTGCCGGCTGGAGTGGGCCGCACTGCACAGAAGGTAGGGGCTGGGGGATGCACTGGGGGGCACCGTGGTGatgcagtgtggggctggggagcaccACAGTACTGAGCTGCATCCCTGTGCCACAGTGGAGGGCTCGCTGGGACAATGCCATGCCAGCTGGCAGTGCCAGGACGCACTGGGTGCCCACAACCTCTCCACCGTGAGCATGGCCGAGTGCTGCCGCCAGCCCtgggggcacagctggaggaaCGGCTCCTCTGCGCTCTGCTTCGCCTGCAGCCGGCAGCCCCTCACCGGTGGGTGCAGAGCACTGGGGTGTGGGGTGTCACTGGGTGCCCACTGAGCAGCACTCACCCCCCCACTGCAGGCGATGTacccctgcccacagcaccGCGGGGTCCTGCCGCCCGGCACCGCGGTCCCACTGCCAGCTGCACCGTATGGGCCGGATCCCGGTACCGCAGCTTCGATGGGCGGCACTTTGGCTTCCAGGGCGAGTGTGCCTACAG is part of the Gallus gallus isolate bGalGal1 chromosome 2, bGalGal1.mat.broiler.GRCg7b, whole genome shotgun sequence genome and harbors:
- the ZNF467 gene encoding zinc finger protein 467 isoform X2, with translation MRENFDALLALGVPIAKPEPVPQAEESCAGAQLEDGEAPGCAGSARLLVPKEEVLPEGDADGGGATGAAQGPELGCSEDWLVRKVKVEDEDEEWAAGLGAEALLAGQPPGSACKPEPTEEPELPGEPGELGYGTLPAFAWPLLGEGPAGACQHCCCAAQCGQCVPPAPAPPRPFACAQCGKGFGKKAHLTRHLRVHTGERPYPCAQCGRRFRQKIHLRSHQKTHTGERPFPCSECGRRFRKKTHLVRHLRTHTGERPFACALCGRGFAHKQHLLRHQRLHAEPPADAEPPADEKPFPCPECGKSFSWKKNLTSHRRLHLEGRPFACAECGRGFSDKRHLTAHLRGHMGLKPYACPHCDKTFSHKPNLATHQRTHTGERPFACPDCGRGFAHNQHLLRHLRVHTGERPFACPQCGRCFSSRPNLIAHTKAHAGARPFTCEQCGRGFSRKSHLARHQAVHTGTRPYGCSQCAKRFSSKTNLVRHQAVHTGHRPYICTQCGKSFSRKTHLLRHERTHSTAPAPRQGWVAPAPAPATLCP
- the ZNF467 gene encoding zinc finger protein 467 isoform X1, whose amino-acid sequence is MRENFDALLALGVPIAKPEPVPQAEESCAGAQLEDGEAPGCAGSGGCRAVGERPSRAGVCAGPGRRTALGLTAYPPARLLVPKEEVLPEGDADGGGATGAAQGPELGCSEDWLVRKVKVEDEDEEWAAGLGAEALLAGQPPGSACKPEPTEEPELPGEPGELGYGTLPAFAWPLLGEGPAGACQHCCCAAQCGQCVPPAPAPPRPFACAQCGKGFGKKAHLTRHLRVHTGERPYPCAQCGRRFRQKIHLRSHQKTHTGERPFPCSECGRRFRKKTHLVRHLRTHTGERPFACALCGRGFAHKQHLLRHQRLHAEPPADAEPPADEKPFPCPECGKSFSWKKNLTSHRRLHLEGRPFACAECGRGFSDKRHLTAHLRGHMGLKPYACPHCDKTFSHKPNLATHQRTHTGERPFACPDCGRGFAHNQHLLRHLRVHTGERPFACPQCGRCFSSRPNLIAHTKAHAGARPFTCEQCGRGFSRKSHLARHQAVHTGTRPYGCSQCAKRFSSKTNLVRHQAVHTGHRPYICTQCGKSFSRKTHLLRHERTHSTAPAPRQGWVAPAPAPATLCP